The DNA region TGTTTAAATTTTTATTCCCATGGAGAGAGACGATTGCTGGAAGTATTATTTTATCAACGCAGATGAGTGTAACGATTGCGGCAGCTACAATTGGAGTTAATATTGGAGCGATTTCCAATGAAGCAAATGCTGCAATTGTATTAGTGGCCATATTGACAAGTATCATCTCACCGATTTTATTTGGGAAACTGATCCCCATCGTTGAGAAAAAAGAAGAAGATCATTATGTACTAATCATTGGTGCAACGAGAAATGCTATTCTTCTAGCGAAACGATTTTTAAATTCGGGGATCAAAGTGTTTATGGTCGATTCCGATGAAGAAAAAGTACATGAAACGATGATGTCTGGTTTTAATGTGATTTGGGGAAATGCCCTTGATCCAGAATTAATCGAACAATTTGAGGCTGAAAAAGTAAGGGCAATAGTAGTCCTTACAGGAAATGATCAAGTAAATTTTGAAATTGCTCATTTTCTATCCTATTATTTTTCATCACACATTTATGTCGTCCTCAATGACCCAACTTTGATGGAAAAAGCAAAAAAAATGGAAAAAATAAGGCCATTAAACCCTCAATTGTCTACAGTAAGTTTATTAGAAAATATGATCAAACATCCAGTTACTGCCGATATCTTAGAAGACCGATTAGGATTACACATGGAAGAAATTGAAATATGGGATAAGAGATTGATCGGAAAAACCGTTCGCAATCTAAAAATTTTTGCCGATATTCTTCTTGTCTCCATCTATCGTAAAGGGGAAACGATTCTTCCCCATGGGGATACAGAAATCGAAGAAGGGGATATTCTTTTAATTCTAGGGACAAAAGAGACCATCGAACAGTTTAAAAATACTCTTTATATTTAAGGATTGAAAATGGTTTTTATGATTCCTATAAGCGTGTTGGAATATACAACCTTATTTTTAATTCATTAAATTTTTAAAAAAATTGTAAAATTTAAGAGGGAATTGTTATTTTTTGTAGAAGTTAGAAATTAATTTAGAAAATAAGTTTGATAAAGTAGCGAGGTGATAGGTAAAAAGTGGAGATACCAGAATATATCGATCGTTTAATTGATTTTTGTTTATCGTTTGATGCGAGTGATATTCATATCGAACCGTTTGAAAAGAAAGCTCTGATTCGTTATCGTGTGGATGGCTTTCTGAAAATCTATGAAGAAATAAACCTTCAACATCAGAAAGCGATACTTACAAGAATAAAAGTACTCGCTGATTTAAATGTGGCTGAAAAGAGATTGCCACAAGATGGTGCCATAACGATTGATCAAGATGGGCTGGTTACTGATTTAAGAATCTCCATCCTACCGACAATTTATGGTGAAAAGATGGTAATTCGACTTTTAAAAAAGGAACCTCGTTTTAAAAAAATAGAAGAATTGGGAATGTCAGAAATAGTGCAAATTCAATATCAACGAGTTTTGAAGCAGACAAATGGTTTGATTTTAATCACTGGGCCTACGAGTTCTGGAAAAACAACTACACTATATGCATCACTACATTTTCTAAACCAAGTCTCCCATAACATAACGACCTTAGAAGACCCGGTTGAATATAAAATTGAGGGGATTAACCAAGTTCAAGTTCAAACAGAGATTGGATTAACTTTTGCAAGAGGATTGCGATCAATTTTAAGACAGGATCCCAATGTGATCATGATCGGAGAAATAAGGGATAAGGAGACAGCGAATATTGCGATAGAAGCGGCTTTAACTGGACATTTGGTTTTATCCTCTTTACATACCTATGACTCTGCTAGTGCGATCACGCGATTACTAGACATGGGGATTGAGCCATATTTGGTCGCATCAGCGATACAAATGATTCTTGCTCAGCGGTTAGT from Tepidibacillus fermentans includes:
- a CDS encoding GspE/PulE family protein, giving the protein MEIPEYIDRLIDFCLSFDASDIHIEPFEKKALIRYRVDGFLKIYEEINLQHQKAILTRIKVLADLNVAEKRLPQDGAITIDQDGLVTDLRISILPTIYGEKMVIRLLKKEPRFKKIEELGMSEIVQIQYQRVLKQTNGLILITGPTSSGKTTTLYASLHFLNQVSHNITTLEDPVEYKIEGINQVQVQTEIGLTFARGLRSILRQDPNVIMIGEIRDKETANIAIEAALTGHLVLSSLHTYDSASAITRLLDMGIEPYLVASAIQMILAQRLVRKRCNCQGADPNCISCSGEGYIGRFAIFEGLPIVDSIRELILQQASTQEIRSKMRELHYKQLQDILMEKVEQGETTIEEFHRVLVTDYE